From one Nocardioides yefusunii genomic stretch:
- the acnA gene encoding aconitate hydratase AcnA gives MASQDSFGAKSTLDVDGKSYEIFRLDAVTGDDVDVASLPFSLKVLLENLLRTEDGANITAADIRALAGWDAAAEPDKEIQFTPARVIMQDFTGVPCVVDLATMREAMADLGGDASKINPLAPAEMVIDHSVMADVFGSADAFEKNVEIEYERNRERYQFLRWGQGAFDDFKVVPPGTGIVHQVNIEHLARTVFTREVDGELLAYPDTCVGTDSHTTMVNGIGVVGWGVGGIEAEAAMLGQPVSMLIPRVVGFKLNGTLPEGSTATDLVLTITEMVRKHGVVGKFVEFYGPGVAALPLANRATIGNMSPEFGSTIAVFPIDEETTNYLRLTGRSEEQVALVEAYAKEQGLWLDPAAEPRFSEYLELDLSTVVPSIAGPKRPQDRIEVTKAAGNFAEDVKTYAKDVNAKVPVTLADGTSFELENGAVTIASITSCTNTSNPSVMIGAALLAKKAVEKGLTRKPWVKTTLAPGSQVVSDYYAKAGLTEYLDKLGFNLVGYGCVTCIGNSGPLIPEVSAAVNENDMAVVSVLSGNRNFEGRISPDIKMNYLASPPLVVAYSIAGNMNVDLFNDALGQDQDGNDVFLKDIWPTPAEVEETIRGAINKEMFGESYKDVFAGDERWRSLPTPAGNVFEWDEKSTYVRKAPYFEGMPAEPTPVTDISGARVLLKLGDSVTTDHISPAGAIKKDSPAGQYLTENGVQLRDFNSYGSRRGNHEVMIRGTFANIRLRNQIAPGTEGGFTRDFTQADAPVSFVYDASVNYQAAGIPLVVLAGKEYGSGSSRDWAAKGTSLLGVKVVIAESYERIHRSNLIGMGVIPLQFPAGENADSLGLTGEETFSVEGITALNEGVTPKTVKVTATKADGTVVAFDGVVRIDTPGEANYYRNGGIMQYVLRNLLKG, from the coding sequence ATGGCCAGTCAGGACAGCTTCGGTGCCAAGAGCACCCTGGACGTGGACGGCAAGTCCTACGAGATCTTCCGTCTCGACGCGGTGACGGGTGACGACGTCGACGTCGCCTCCCTCCCGTTCTCTCTCAAGGTCCTCCTTGAGAACCTCCTCCGTACCGAGGACGGCGCCAACATCACGGCTGCCGACATTCGCGCGCTCGCCGGCTGGGACGCCGCTGCTGAGCCCGACAAGGAGATCCAGTTCACGCCGGCGCGCGTGATCATGCAGGACTTCACCGGTGTTCCGTGTGTCGTCGACCTCGCCACCATGCGTGAGGCGATGGCTGACCTCGGTGGCGACGCCTCCAAGATCAACCCGCTGGCCCCCGCCGAGATGGTCATCGACCACTCGGTCATGGCTGACGTCTTCGGTTCGGCCGACGCGTTCGAGAAGAACGTCGAGATCGAGTACGAGCGCAACCGCGAGCGTTACCAGTTCCTTCGCTGGGGCCAGGGCGCCTTCGACGACTTCAAGGTCGTCCCGCCGGGCACCGGCATCGTGCACCAGGTCAACATCGAGCACCTGGCCCGCACGGTCTTCACCCGCGAGGTCGACGGTGAGCTGCTGGCTTACCCCGACACCTGCGTCGGTACCGACTCCCACACCACCATGGTCAACGGCATCGGCGTCGTCGGCTGGGGTGTGGGTGGCATCGAGGCCGAGGCTGCCATGCTCGGCCAGCCGGTCTCCATGCTCATCCCGCGCGTCGTGGGCTTCAAGCTCAACGGCACGCTCCCCGAGGGCTCCACCGCCACCGACCTCGTGCTCACCATCACCGAGATGGTCCGCAAGCACGGCGTCGTCGGCAAGTTCGTCGAGTTCTACGGCCCCGGTGTCGCTGCCCTTCCGCTGGCCAACCGCGCCACGATCGGCAACATGTCCCCCGAGTTCGGTTCCACCATCGCGGTGTTCCCGATCGACGAGGAGACCACCAACTACCTCCGCCTGACCGGCCGCTCCGAGGAGCAGGTTGCTCTCGTCGAGGCGTACGCCAAGGAGCAGGGCCTCTGGCTGGACCCGGCCGCCGAGCCGCGTTTCTCCGAGTACCTCGAGCTCGACCTCTCCACCGTCGTTCCGTCGATCGCCGGCCCGAAGCGTCCCCAGGACCGCATCGAGGTCACCAAGGCTGCTGGCAACTTCGCGGAGGACGTCAAGACCTACGCCAAGGACGTCAACGCCAAGGTTCCGGTCACCCTTGCTGACGGCACCTCGTTCGAGCTGGAGAACGGCGCCGTCACCATCGCGTCGATCACCTCCTGCACCAACACCTCGAACCCGTCGGTCATGATCGGCGCCGCTCTTCTCGCGAAGAAGGCCGTCGAGAAGGGCCTGACCCGCAAGCCGTGGGTCAAGACCACCCTGGCTCCCGGTTCGCAGGTCGTCTCGGACTACTACGCCAAGGCCGGTCTGACCGAGTACCTCGACAAGCTGGGCTTCAACCTGGTCGGCTACGGCTGCGTCACCTGCATCGGTAACTCGGGCCCGCTCATCCCCGAGGTCTCGGCCGCCGTCAACGAGAACGACATGGCTGTCGTCTCGGTGCTCTCCGGCAACCGTAACTTCGAGGGTCGCATCAGCCCCGACATCAAGATGAACTACCTGGCCTCCCCGCCGCTGGTCGTCGCCTACTCGATCGCCGGCAACATGAACGTCGACCTCTTCAACGACGCTCTCGGCCAGGACCAGGACGGCAACGACGTCTTCCTCAAGGACATCTGGCCCACCCCGGCCGAGGTCGAGGAGACCATCCGCGGCGCCATCAACAAGGAGATGTTCGGCGAGTCCTACAAGGACGTCTTCGCCGGTGACGAGCGCTGGCGCTCGCTCCCGACCCCCGCGGGCAACGTCTTCGAGTGGGACGAGAAGTCGACCTACGTCCGCAAGGCCCCCTACTTCGAGGGCATGCCGGCCGAGCCGACCCCGGTCACCGACATCTCGGGCGCTCGCGTCCTGCTGAAGCTCGGCGACTCGGTCACCACCGACCACATCTCGCCCGCTGGCGCGATCAAGAAGGACTCCCCGGCCGGTCAGTACCTGACCGAGAACGGCGTCCAGCTGCGTGACTTCAACTCCTACGGCTCGCGTCGTGGTAACCACGAGGTCATGATCCGCGGAACGTTCGCGAACATCCGCCTGCGCAACCAGATCGCTCCCGGCACCGAGGGTGGCTTCACCCGCGACTTCACGCAGGCTGACGCTCCCGTCTCCTTCGTGTACGACGCTTCGGTCAACTACCAGGCTGCCGGCATCCCGCTGGTCGTCCTGGCTGGCAAGGAGTACGGTTCCGGCTCCTCGCGTGACTGGGCCGCCAAGGGCACCTCGCTCCTGGGCGTCAAGGTCGTCATCGCTGAGTCGTACGAGCGCATCCACCGCTCGAACCTCATCGGCATGGGTGTCATCCCGCTGCAGTTCCCGGCCGGCGAGAACGCCGACTCCCTGGGTCTGACCGGCGAGGAGACCTTCTCGGTCGAGGGCATCACCGCCCTCAACGAGGGTGTCACCCCCAAGACCGTCAAGGTCACCGCCACCAAGGCTGACGGCACTGTCGTTGCCTTCGACGGCGTCGTTCGCATCGACACCCCCGGTGAGGCGAACTACTACCGCAACGGCGGCATCATGCAGTACGTGCTCCGCAACCTGCTCAAGGGCTGA
- a CDS encoding TetR/AcrR family transcriptional regulator: MAAGPRERLVTAAIELVRRDGVEGAALADILERGGVARRSVYQHFPGGKAEMVSVATGEAGRRMRGVIATLGAGVTPSEMLDGLVRRTADDLRRSDFALGCPVMAAANSADVTVVRAAAAEVFDLWIEEISAQLVSAGRPATEAQGLAGFVVSSIEGALARARAARSVAPLEEAAAFLVPLVAAVGDAD, encoded by the coding sequence ATGGCGGCTGGCCCGCGTGAGCGTCTGGTCACTGCCGCCATCGAGCTGGTCCGCAGGGACGGCGTCGAAGGCGCGGCCCTCGCGGACATCCTGGAACGAGGCGGTGTGGCTCGGCGGTCGGTCTACCAGCACTTCCCCGGAGGCAAGGCTGAGATGGTCTCCGTTGCCACTGGCGAGGCCGGTCGACGGATGCGAGGTGTGATCGCGACCCTGGGGGCGGGGGTGACTCCGTCGGAGATGCTCGACGGACTCGTTCGGCGTACGGCGGACGATCTGCGACGCAGCGACTTCGCGCTCGGCTGCCCGGTGATGGCGGCCGCCAACTCTGCCGACGTGACGGTGGTACGGGCGGCGGCGGCCGAGGTCTTCGACCTGTGGATCGAGGAGATCTCTGCGCAGCTGGTCTCCGCCGGTCGCCCGGCGACCGAGGCGCAAGGTCTGGCCGGCTTCGTCGTGAGCTCGATCGAGGGGGCGCTGGCGCGGGCGCGTGCCGCACGCTCGGTGGCCCCGCTGGAGGAGGCCGCCGCCTTCCTCGTGCCTCTCGTGGCTGCAGTCGGAGACGCCGACTGA
- a CDS encoding PaaI family thioesterase, with amino-acid sequence MTGLELLRATASRIGTTPGIGRLLGMEIDAIEPGRFEASVVTRPDFANPLGDVHGGVCATLLDSVMGCAVHTTLGPGEGYSTLEIKVNYTRTVPVAGVRLTGVGTTVHVGGRTATAQGEVRDDEGRLVAHATTTCLIHR; translated from the coding sequence ATGACCGGTCTCGAACTCCTCCGGGCCACCGCGTCCCGCATCGGGACCACCCCCGGGATCGGACGGCTCCTCGGGATGGAGATCGACGCGATCGAGCCCGGACGGTTCGAGGCCAGCGTCGTCACCCGGCCCGACTTCGCCAATCCCCTCGGGGACGTGCACGGCGGGGTCTGCGCCACGCTCCTCGACTCCGTGATGGGGTGCGCGGTGCACACCACCCTCGGCCCCGGAGAGGGCTACTCCACCCTCGAGATCAAGGTGAACTACACCCGTACCGTCCCGGTCGCCGGTGTCCGTCTCACCGGGGTCGGGACCACCGTCCACGTGGGCGGGCGTACCGCCACCGCCCAGGGCGAGGTCCGCGACGACGAAGGTCGCCTGGTCGCCCACGCGACGACCACCTGCCTCATCCATCGCTGA
- a CDS encoding class I SAM-dependent RNA methyltransferase, translated as MSRQNRQPRERKARGISHVGERHEVVVGPVAHGGHCVARVEVPGAGEDGAAAQRVVFVRHTLPGERVIVEITEGTAGDRFWRGDAVEVLEASAQRVEAPCRFSGPGLCGGCDFQHVKVSHQRALKAGVVKEQLVRLGGLEAENPLVAGLRVEQVSGDKNGLHWRSRTRFAGTIGGGRAMRKHRSRELVEIDECLIEGETVSHTVHGVAFEVAPGGFWQVHPGAPEALVDTVLEFLDPQPGEAVLDLYAGVGLFGRFLAEKVGTEARVVAIEGDETAAKLAKKNMTGLAKIRTAAGLVDHVLRDQFDEPFDLVVLDPPREGAKRKVVERVVDRAPRAVAYVACDPAALARDIALFAEHGYRLEKLRAFDLFPMTHHVECVALLVR; from the coding sequence ATGAGCAGGCAGAACCGGCAGCCCCGTGAGCGCAAGGCCCGTGGAATCTCCCACGTGGGGGAGCGTCACGAGGTCGTCGTCGGGCCCGTGGCCCACGGAGGTCACTGTGTGGCCCGCGTCGAGGTCCCCGGAGCGGGCGAGGACGGCGCTGCGGCACAGCGTGTCGTGTTCGTGCGTCACACCCTCCCCGGCGAGCGGGTGATCGTCGAGATCACCGAGGGCACCGCGGGGGACCGGTTCTGGCGTGGAGACGCCGTCGAGGTCCTCGAGGCTTCGGCCCAGCGCGTCGAGGCCCCGTGCCGCTTCTCCGGCCCCGGCCTGTGCGGTGGCTGCGACTTCCAGCACGTGAAGGTCTCCCACCAGCGTGCTCTCAAGGCTGGAGTCGTCAAGGAGCAGCTCGTCCGTCTGGGCGGCCTCGAGGCTGAGAACCCGCTCGTCGCGGGTCTCCGTGTCGAGCAGGTCTCCGGCGACAAGAACGGCCTGCACTGGCGTTCCCGCACCCGCTTCGCCGGCACCATCGGCGGCGGTCGTGCGATGCGCAAGCACCGCTCGCGTGAGCTCGTCGAGATCGACGAGTGCCTGATCGAGGGCGAGACCGTCTCCCACACCGTCCACGGTGTCGCGTTCGAGGTCGCTCCGGGTGGTTTCTGGCAGGTGCACCCCGGCGCCCCCGAGGCCCTGGTCGACACCGTCCTTGAGTTCCTGGACCCCCAGCCCGGTGAGGCCGTCCTTGACCTCTACGCCGGTGTCGGCCTCTTCGGCCGCTTCCTGGCGGAGAAGGTCGGCACTGAGGCTCGCGTCGTCGCGATCGAGGGTGACGAGACCGCTGCCAAGTTGGCCAAGAAGAACATGACGGGTCTGGCCAAGATCCGTACCGCCGCCGGTCTGGTCGACCACGTCCTGCGTGACCAGTTCGACGAGCCCTTCGACCTCGTGGTCCTCGACCCCCCGCGTGAGGGTGCCAAGCGCAAGGTCGTCGAGCGTGTCGTCGACCGCGCCCCGCGTGCGGTCGCCTACGTCGCCTGCGACCCGGCTGCTCTGGCCCGCGACATCGCGCTCTTCGCCGAGCACGGTTACCGCCTGGAGAAGCTCCGCGCGTTCGACCTGTTCCCGATGACCCACCACGTGGAGTGCGTCGCGCTGCTCGTGCGCTGA
- a CDS encoding APC family permease, whose product MGVGDVFRRVLLGRKLRSSQLGETLLPKRVALPVFASDALSSVAYAPDEIFIMLSMAGASAYAMSWQVGVAVAVVMAAVIASYRQTVHAYPSGGGDYEVAKVNLGLTAGTTVASALLVDYCLTVAVSVSAGAHYASSALPFLNHHEVLFATLMVVVLAALNLRGVRESGKLFALPTYLFIVAILGTCAVGLYRWFDGSLPRVESAALEIVPAPGWEGELTTFGLIVLLARAFSSGCAALTGVEAISNGVPAFTKPKSRNAATTLLLLGLIAVSMMLSVIVLAHQMGLRFVDPYDLDRLVNADGSAASDYDQHAVIAQVARGVFDGFPPGFYAVTIVTGLILVLAANTAFNGFPVLGSILAEDGYLPKALGSRGDRLAYSNGIIFLAAVSLMLVWVFDAAVTRLIQLYIVGVFVSFTLSQLGMVRHWTRHLLDETDPAERGRMQRSRVINAVGMVMTGVVLLVVLVTKFTHGAWITILVMGLFFLVMRAIRRHYDRVTEELAADEQDRVMPTRVHAIVLVSKLHKPTLRALAFAKATRPNVLEAVYVDIDSVATTALLKDWEERDLDVPLKVLHSPFREVARPISEYAQAIRKASPRGVVAVYIPEYVVGRWWEQLLHNQSALRLKGRLLFAPGVMVTSVPYQLESSQVARARVVRAQDRVKAGDLRRGRVVEDESGQVNNR is encoded by the coding sequence GTGGGTGTAGGTGACGTCTTCAGACGGGTCCTGTTGGGCCGCAAGTTGCGCAGTTCTCAGCTGGGGGAGACGTTGCTCCCCAAGCGGGTCGCGCTGCCCGTCTTCGCGAGTGACGCGCTGAGCTCGGTGGCCTATGCCCCCGACGAGATCTTCATCATGCTGTCCATGGCCGGCGCCTCGGCGTACGCCATGTCGTGGCAGGTCGGCGTGGCGGTGGCGGTGGTGATGGCGGCCGTGATCGCCTCGTACCGCCAGACCGTGCACGCCTATCCCTCCGGCGGTGGCGACTACGAGGTGGCGAAGGTCAACCTCGGCCTCACCGCCGGCACGACGGTCGCGAGCGCGCTGCTGGTCGACTACTGCCTCACGGTGGCGGTCTCGGTCTCGGCAGGGGCGCACTACGCGTCCTCGGCACTGCCGTTCCTCAACCACCACGAGGTGCTGTTCGCGACCCTGATGGTGGTCGTCCTGGCCGCGCTCAACCTGCGCGGGGTGCGCGAGTCGGGCAAGCTCTTCGCCCTGCCCACCTACCTGTTCATCGTGGCGATCCTGGGGACGTGTGCGGTCGGGCTGTACCGCTGGTTCGACGGCAGCCTGCCGCGGGTCGAGTCGGCGGCCCTGGAGATCGTGCCCGCTCCCGGCTGGGAGGGAGAGCTCACGACGTTCGGTCTGATCGTGCTGCTGGCTCGTGCCTTCTCGTCCGGCTGTGCGGCGCTGACCGGTGTGGAGGCGATCTCCAACGGCGTCCCGGCGTTCACGAAGCCGAAGAGCCGCAACGCCGCCACGACGCTCCTGCTGCTCGGCCTGATCGCCGTCTCGATGATGCTGAGCGTGATCGTGCTGGCCCACCAGATGGGTCTGCGCTTCGTGGACCCCTACGACCTCGACCGCCTCGTCAACGCCGACGGCTCGGCGGCCAGCGACTACGACCAGCACGCCGTGATCGCCCAGGTGGCGCGTGGCGTCTTCGACGGGTTCCCGCCCGGCTTCTACGCCGTCACCATCGTCACCGGCCTGATCCTGGTGCTCGCCGCCAACACCGCGTTCAACGGCTTCCCGGTGCTCGGCTCCATCCTCGCCGAGGACGGCTACCTGCCCAAGGCGCTCGGCTCGCGGGGAGACCGTCTGGCCTACAGCAACGGCATCATCTTCCTCGCCGCGGTGTCGCTGATGCTGGTGTGGGTCTTCGACGCTGCAGTGACCCGCCTGATCCAGCTCTACATCGTGGGGGTCTTCGTCTCGTTCACGCTGAGCCAGCTCGGCATGGTGCGGCACTGGACCCGACACCTGCTCGACGAGACCGACCCTGCAGAACGAGGACGGATGCAGCGCTCGCGCGTCATCAACGCCGTTGGCATGGTGATGACGGGGGTGGTGCTGCTCGTGGTCCTGGTCACCAAGTTCACCCACGGTGCTTGGATCACGATCCTGGTGATGGGCTTGTTCTTCCTCGTCATGCGCGCGATCCGACGTCACTACGACCGGGTCACCGAAGAGCTCGCGGCCGACGAGCAGGACCGCGTCATGCCGACCCGGGTGCACGCGATCGTGCTGGTCTCCAAGCTCCACAAGCCGACGCTGCGGGCCCTGGCGTTCGCGAAGGCGACCCGCCCCAACGTGCTCGAGGCCGTCTACGTCGACATCGACTCCGTCGCGACCACTGCGTTGCTCAAGGACTGGGAGGAGCGCGACCTCGACGTTCCGCTCAAGGTGCTGCACTCGCCGTTCCGTGAGGTGGCCCGCCCGATCTCCGAGTACGCCCAGGCGATCCGCAAGGCCAGCCCGCGAGGAGTGGTGGCGGTGTACATCCCTGAGTACGTGGTGGGACGTTGGTGGGAGCAGTTGCTGCACAACCAGAGTGCCTTGCGACTCAAGGGACGATTGCTGTTCGCGCCCGGAGTCATGGTGACATCGGTTCCGTACCAGCTCGAGTCCTCGCAGGTCGCGCGTGCGCGCGTCGTCCGCGCCCAGGACCGGGTGAAGGCAGGTGACCTCCGACGCGGTCGGGTGGTCGAGGACGAGAGTGGACAGGTCAACAACAGATGA
- a CDS encoding potassium channel family protein: MGCGRVGSTLARSLEDRNHTVSVIDVDPGAFRRLGADFNGDMVTGKGFDQKVLEKAGIRRADAFAAVSSGDNSNIIAARVARETFGVGTVVARIYDPGRAEVFQRLGITTVATVRWTSDQFLRRLLPAGAEPDFRDPSGMIRLDQVHAPEAWIGERTIRFQSQTASRIAWIDRLGEGMLPNRDSVIQEGDVIHLVMAEATAAETYRAINSGPQED; encoded by the coding sequence ATGGGTTGTGGCCGGGTGGGGTCCACCCTCGCCCGCAGCCTCGAGGACCGTAACCACACCGTGTCGGTGATCGATGTCGACCCGGGCGCGTTCCGCCGACTCGGCGCCGACTTCAACGGCGACATGGTCACCGGCAAGGGCTTCGACCAGAAGGTCCTGGAGAAGGCAGGCATCCGTCGCGCCGACGCGTTCGCCGCGGTCTCCAGCGGCGACAACTCCAACATCATCGCCGCCCGGGTGGCACGCGAGACCTTCGGTGTGGGCACCGTCGTGGCCCGCATCTACGACCCGGGCCGCGCGGAGGTCTTCCAGCGCCTCGGCATCACCACCGTCGCCACCGTGCGCTGGACGTCGGACCAGTTCCTGCGACGACTGCTCCCGGCCGGCGCCGAACCCGACTTCCGTGATCCTTCGGGCATGATCCGCCTCGATCAGGTCCACGCCCCCGAGGCATGGATCGGCGAACGAACGATCCGTTTCCAGTCCCAGACCGCGAGTCGGATCGCATGGATCGACCGTCTGGGTGAGGGCATGCTCCCCAACCGTGACAGCGTCATCCAGGAGGGCGACGTCATCCACCTGGTGATGGCCGAGGCCACCGCTGCCGAGACGTACCGGGCCATCAACTCCGGCCCCCAGGAGGACTGA
- a CDS encoding potassium channel family protein codes for MRVAIAGAGAVGRAIAVELIENDHEVLLIDRAPEAVVPERIPQAQWLQADACEMSSLEAAKLQTYDVMIAATGDDKANLVTSLLAKSEFGVPRTVGRVNHPDNEWLFTEAWGVDVNVSTPRIMAALVEEAVTVGDLVRLFTFRKGNANLVELTLPDNSPYVGKPAGLVPWPENCLLVTILRDGQVYPPEKDQPLESGDELLFVINEEAEDALQELLSPRSPKA; via the coding sequence GTGCGCGTCGCCATCGCCGGAGCCGGAGCCGTCGGGCGAGCCATCGCCGTCGAGCTCATCGAGAACGACCACGAGGTCCTCCTCATCGACCGCGCCCCTGAGGCCGTCGTCCCCGAACGCATCCCGCAGGCGCAATGGCTGCAGGCCGACGCGTGCGAGATGTCGTCGTTGGAGGCCGCGAAACTGCAGACCTACGACGTCATGATCGCGGCCACCGGCGACGACAAGGCCAACCTGGTCACCTCCCTGCTGGCGAAGAGCGAGTTCGGGGTGCCACGCACGGTGGGCCGCGTCAACCACCCCGACAACGAGTGGCTCTTCACCGAAGCGTGGGGCGTCGACGTCAACGTCTCGACCCCGCGGATCATGGCGGCGCTCGTGGAGGAGGCCGTCACCGTCGGCGACCTCGTGCGACTCTTCACCTTCCGCAAGGGCAACGCCAACCTCGTCGAGCTGACCCTTCCGGACAACTCCCCCTACGTCGGGAAGCCGGCCGGTCTGGTGCCGTGGCCGGAGAACTGTCTGCTCGTCACGATCCTGCGCGACGGTCAGGTCTACCCGCCGGAGAAGGACCAGCCGTTGGAGTCGGGCGACGAACTCCTCTTCGTCATCAACGAGGAGGCCGAGGACGCCCTGCAGGAACTGCTCTCCCCGCGGTCCCCCAAGGCCTGA
- a CDS encoding DUF3159 domain-containing protein gives MTREDTVPEPRAASVGSVESLVREQLATALGGRRGMVEAAVPTILFTLVWLTRKDLDTALVVSISAAVVMLALRLVQRSTVQFCLNALFGIAIGWFFVNRSAASGGSAEDQALAYFLPGILYNGGYAVVMAFTVLIGWPLVGFMVGSVTGDPTAWHSNRQVVKLSKVLTWLLAAPCVLRVVAQAPVYLAGKSGSMDADTAVAVLGTTKIIMGWPVQLATLALMVWVLGRNHTPLEGDPEDVAQALAGPREDDDA, from the coding sequence GTGACCCGTGAGGACACCGTCCCCGAGCCGCGAGCGGCCTCCGTCGGCAGCGTCGAGTCGCTGGTGCGTGAGCAGTTGGCCACGGCGCTCGGTGGACGACGCGGTATGGTCGAGGCTGCTGTCCCGACCATCCTCTTCACGCTGGTCTGGCTGACCCGCAAGGACCTCGACACCGCGTTGGTGGTGAGCATCTCGGCCGCCGTCGTGATGCTTGCGCTGCGTCTGGTGCAGCGCTCGACCGTGCAGTTCTGCCTGAACGCCCTCTTCGGGATCGCGATCGGCTGGTTCTTCGTGAACCGCTCCGCCGCCTCGGGTGGCAGTGCCGAGGACCAGGCGCTGGCCTACTTCCTGCCCGGAATCCTCTACAACGGCGGGTACGCGGTGGTGATGGCGTTCACCGTTCTCATCGGATGGCCTTTGGTGGGCTTCATGGTCGGCAGCGTCACCGGCGACCCCACGGCGTGGCACTCCAACCGTCAGGTCGTGAAGCTGTCCAAGGTCCTGACCTGGCTGCTGGCCGCCCCGTGCGTCCTGCGCGTCGTGGCCCAGGCGCCGGTCTACCTGGCCGGCAAGTCCGGATCGATGGACGCCGACACCGCCGTAGCGGTCCTGGGAACGACCAAGATCATCATGGGCTGGCCGGTCCAGCTCGCCACCCTCGCACTGATGGTGTGGGTGCTGGGACGCAACCACACGCCGCTCGAGGGCGACCCCGAGGACGTCGCTCAGGCGCTCGCCGGGCCCCGTGAGGACGACGACGCCTGA
- a CDS encoding OB-fold nucleic acid binding domain-containing protein translates to MGMRSTASDALRRWADSSDQEARDLRKEHGVAGATPIGQAPDRETVKLRGTVRTLTLMPRGGVPSLEAELDDGTGVVVLVWLGRRRIAGIQVGRAMSVQGRIGLHDHRRVLYNPRYELMP, encoded by the coding sequence ATGGGGATGCGCAGCACCGCGAGTGACGCTCTGCGTCGCTGGGCCGACTCGAGCGACCAGGAGGCCCGCGATCTCCGCAAGGAGCACGGAGTCGCAGGTGCCACCCCGATCGGTCAGGCTCCCGACCGGGAGACGGTCAAGCTGCGCGGCACCGTGCGCACCCTCACCCTGATGCCCCGGGGCGGGGTCCCGTCGTTGGAGGCCGAACTCGACGACGGCACCGGCGTGGTCGTCCTGGTCTGGCTGGGACGACGTCGCATCGCGGGAATCCAGGTGGGCCGGGCGATGAGCGTCCAAGGACGAATCGGCCTGCACGACCACCGTCGCGTCCTGTACAACCCTCGTTACGAACTCATGCCGTGA
- a CDS encoding DUF3710 domain-containing protein — MKFRRKATQETAAQTAGAAAASEQSAPTTGPFDVSEIRDDIERIDVGALLVAPVEGLELRLQVNEQTEEVGAAMLAGPEGAMELQAYAAPTSGGLWDEVRPQIAADVARRGGASEEREGDFGTELLCRVPAQLADGSEGFQPSRIIAVERGRWMLRATLLGRPAMDSEAAQVWEHALRLVAVRRGVGAMPVGKQIPLVLPAEARRD; from the coding sequence GTGAAGTTCCGTCGCAAGGCCACGCAGGAGACCGCAGCCCAGACCGCAGGTGCGGCCGCTGCCAGCGAGCAGTCGGCCCCCACCACCGGTCCCTTCGACGTGTCGGAGATCCGTGACGACATCGAGCGGATCGACGTGGGCGCGCTCCTCGTCGCCCCGGTCGAGGGTCTCGAACTGCGCCTCCAGGTGAACGAGCAGACCGAGGAGGTCGGCGCTGCGATGCTCGCCGGCCCGGAGGGTGCGATGGAGCTCCAGGCCTACGCGGCCCCCACCAGCGGTGGCCTGTGGGACGAGGTTCGTCCGCAGATCGCTGCCGACGTGGCCCGCCGTGGCGGTGCCAGCGAGGAGCGCGAGGGCGACTTCGGCACGGAGCTGCTCTGCCGCGTCCCCGCCCAGCTCGCCGACGGCAGCGAGGGTTTCCAGCCCTCGCGCATCATCGCCGTCGAGCGTGGCCGCTGGATGCTCCGTGCGACCTTGCTGGGACGTCCTGCGATGGACTCCGAGGCCGCTCAGGTCTGGGAGCACGCGCTGCGTCTCGTCGCGGTGCGTCGCGGTGTGGGTGCCATGCCGGTCGGCAAGCAGATTCCTCTGGTGCTCCCGGCCGAGGCTCGACGAGACTGA
- the dut gene encoding dUTP diphosphatase: MDVRVVRIDEGLPLPSYAHPGDAGADLHTGVDVVLAPGERALVPTGVAIALPDGFVALVHPRSGLAARHGLSIVNTPGTVDSGYRGEIKVMLINHDPVEEICLQRGDRIAQLVVQRYERVRWVEVETLDDTARGDGGYGSTGGFTGGTPASA, encoded by the coding sequence TTGGACGTGCGGGTCGTCCGGATCGACGAAGGCCTGCCGCTCCCGTCCTACGCGCACCCCGGTGACGCGGGCGCGGACCTGCACACCGGCGTCGACGTCGTCCTCGCTCCGGGCGAGCGAGCTCTCGTGCCCACCGGCGTCGCGATCGCACTGCCCGACGGCTTCGTTGCCCTGGTGCACCCGCGCTCGGGACTCGCGGCCCGTCACGGCCTCTCGATCGTCAACACGCCCGGCACCGTCGACTCCGGCTACCGCGGCGAGATCAAGGTGATGCTGATCAACCACGACCCCGTGGAGGAGATCTGCCTGCAGCGCGGTGACCGCATCGCCCAGCTCGTCGTCCAGCGCTACGAACGGGTCCGCTGGGTCGAGGTGGAGACGCTGGACGACACCGCGCGAGGTGACGGGGGATACGGTTCCACCGGCGGTTTCACCGGTGGCACCCCCGCGAGCGCCTGA